The proteins below come from a single Halobacillus salinarum genomic window:
- a CDS encoding recombinase family protein, producing the protein MYIRVSTDKEEQKASLKYQKELFYRYIEEQGWDIYEFYVDVQTGTTEKRKSFQKMIEDAQDKKFDIILAKELSRLARNGELSYKFKNLCQNSDIHIITLDNAIKTLEDKTDMYGLYAWIYELESQNTSNRVKETLRTRAKKGLFKGSNPPYGYEVKNGKLYIRDDYTPKIVKRIYDEYLSGSGRDGIARRLYNDNVPTPADVAGKKNASDKWNESTIKLILTNPHYVGDLVQGRTTTVSVTSKKRKIVAKENQIVQKEAHKAIISREVFDAVQEQLKLRSKQIPAPKKHLFTNLLFCADCGKGMWYRSNRKGYICGSYGRYGKKACSSHSVKEDILKRTIITDIKKHMEDINKEEYVKQLELQNKKSRSDAEKQITKLDRQIDTLRKRKRKFVNLLADELISQEDYRDNVEANNKEIDEFIEQKNELLQSIENEQVVDNISQLKQELLRFLSFDELTSEALHRLVNRIDVKKDGKFKIHYSFATSTTE; encoded by the coding sequence GTGTACATTCGAGTTTCAACAGATAAAGAAGAACAAAAAGCATCATTAAAGTACCAAAAAGAATTGTTCTATAGATATATTGAAGAGCAAGGATGGGACATCTACGAATTCTATGTAGATGTCCAAACAGGAACTACCGAAAAAAGAAAGAGCTTTCAAAAGATGATTGAAGATGCTCAAGATAAGAAGTTCGATATTATTCTTGCTAAAGAACTTTCTCGCCTTGCAAGGAATGGTGAACTTTCTTATAAATTTAAGAATCTTTGCCAAAATAGTGACATTCACATCATAACGTTAGATAATGCTATCAAAACGTTAGAAGATAAAACAGATATGTATGGACTTTACGCTTGGATATATGAACTAGAGTCACAAAACACAAGCAATAGGGTCAAAGAAACGTTACGTACTAGGGCTAAAAAAGGCCTCTTTAAAGGATCAAATCCACCGTATGGATATGAAGTTAAAAATGGAAAGCTTTATATCAGAGATGATTATACACCGAAAATAGTTAAGAGGATATACGATGAATACTTAAGTGGAAGTGGACGCGATGGTATAGCCAGGCGACTATATAACGATAATGTACCAACACCTGCAGATGTAGCTGGAAAGAAAAACGCATCTGATAAGTGGAATGAATCAACAATCAAGCTCATACTAACTAATCCTCATTATGTTGGTGATTTAGTTCAAGGAAGAACCACTACAGTTAGTGTAACAAGTAAAAAAAGAAAAATTGTGGCTAAGGAAAATCAAATCGTTCAGAAAGAAGCCCATAAGGCCATCATTTCACGGGAAGTGTTCGATGCAGTTCAAGAACAACTAAAGCTAAGGTCCAAACAAATTCCAGCTCCAAAAAAGCATTTGTTTACAAATTTACTTTTCTGTGCTGATTGTGGAAAAGGAATGTGGTATCGAAGCAACCGCAAAGGCTATATATGCGGAAGTTACGGACGCTACGGCAAAAAAGCTTGCAGTAGCCACTCTGTTAAAGAAGACATTCTGAAGCGCACCATCATAACTGACATCAAAAAGCACATGGAAGATATCAACAAAGAAGAATACGTTAAACAACTTGAGCTGCAGAACAAAAAGTCTAGAAGTGATGCAGAAAAACAAATCACTAAATTGGACAGACAAATTGATACCTTGAGGAAAAGAAAGAGGAAATTTGTAAACCTACTGGCTGATGAGCTCATCTCGCAAGAAGATTATCGGGACAATGTTGAAGCTAACAACAAAGAAATCGATGAATTTATTGAACAGAAGAATGAGCTACTTCAATCTATTGAGAACGAACAAGTCGTTGATAACATAAGCCAACTCAAGCAAGAATTGCTTAGATTCCTAAGCTTTGATGAGTTAACGTCAGAAGCATTACATCGTCTAGTCAATCGTATTGACGTAAAGAAAGACGGTAAGTTCAAAATTCATTATAGTTTTGCCACTTCAACAACTGAATAA
- the rlmD gene encoding 23S rRNA (uracil(1939)-C(5))-methyltransferase RlmD, protein MAKPKPPVQKNETIELAFEDLTHEGNGVGKVNGYPLFVPYGLPGEKAKVKVVKVKKNFGFGKLLEVLEASEERVEPPCDVYLQCGGCQLQHMSYAMQLEMKHKQVKDALKKIGHLEHVSVHDTIGMDDPWRYRNKVQIPVGEKEDGELMTGFYQKRSHKIIDMDTCLIQDERNDRMVETVRRIATRLGISAYDEESHRGMLRHVMVRTGQATKDIMVVLVTKTKQLPEQDKLIDEIRDAFPNVKSIIHNINSGRTNVILGKETKVLFGDEYIYDMIGDIKFMISPKSFYQVNPTQTKKLYDQALAYADLRSGETVIDAYCGIGSISLFLAQEAKKVYGVEVVPEAVTDAKKNAKLNRMENVEFYVGQAEEIMPWWRNQGLRPDVIVVDPPRKGCDEKLLEAMIDMEPERIVYVSCNPSTLARDLRVLEDGGYATQEVQPVDMFPQTSHVECVSQIVLKEAGTQ, encoded by the coding sequence ATGGCTAAACCAAAGCCTCCAGTACAAAAAAATGAAACGATTGAGCTCGCTTTTGAGGATTTGACCCATGAAGGGAATGGGGTAGGCAAAGTAAACGGTTATCCTTTGTTTGTTCCTTACGGGCTGCCGGGTGAAAAAGCGAAGGTGAAGGTCGTAAAAGTGAAGAAAAACTTTGGCTTCGGAAAGCTGCTGGAAGTCCTAGAGGCGAGCGAAGAACGGGTGGAGCCGCCTTGTGACGTTTATCTTCAATGCGGCGGCTGCCAGCTTCAGCACATGAGCTATGCGATGCAGCTTGAGATGAAGCATAAACAAGTAAAAGACGCGCTGAAGAAAATCGGTCATTTAGAGCACGTATCGGTACACGATACGATAGGAATGGACGACCCGTGGCGCTACCGGAACAAAGTGCAAATCCCAGTCGGTGAAAAAGAAGACGGCGAACTGATGACCGGTTTCTACCAAAAGCGCAGCCACAAGATCATCGATATGGACACCTGCTTAATTCAGGATGAAAGAAACGACCGCATGGTAGAAACTGTCCGGCGTATCGCTACCCGACTCGGCATATCGGCTTACGATGAAGAGTCCCACCGCGGGATGCTGCGGCATGTTATGGTGCGGACCGGACAGGCTACAAAAGACATTATGGTCGTACTCGTTACGAAAACAAAGCAGCTTCCGGAGCAGGACAAGCTGATTGATGAGATCAGAGACGCCTTTCCCAATGTTAAATCGATCATCCATAACATAAACAGCGGCCGAACCAACGTCATTTTAGGCAAAGAGACGAAGGTGCTCTTTGGAGATGAGTACATCTATGACATGATCGGCGACATCAAATTCATGATCTCGCCAAAATCGTTTTACCAAGTCAATCCAACCCAGACGAAGAAGCTGTATGACCAGGCGCTCGCTTACGCGGACCTGCGCAGCGGCGAAACCGTGATCGACGCTTACTGCGGTATCGGCTCCATATCGCTTTTCTTAGCCCAGGAAGCCAAAAAAGTGTATGGCGTGGAAGTCGTCCCGGAAGCCGTTACCGATGCAAAGAAAAACGCTAAACTGAACCGGATGGAAAACGTCGAGTTTTACGTCGGCCAGGCTGAAGAGATTATGCCGTGGTGGCGGAATCAAGGACTCCGTCCCGACGTAATTGTCGTAGACCCGCCAAGAAAGGGCTGCGACGAAAAGCTGCTCGAGGCCATGATCGATATGGAGCCGGAGCGGATTGTCTATGTTTCCTGTAACCCTTCCACGTTAGCCCGTGATTTGCGTGTGCTTGAGGATGGGGGATACGCGACTCAGGAAGTGCAGCCGGTTGATATGTTTCCGCAGACGAGTCACGTTGAATGCGTTTCGCAGATTGTTTTAAAAGAAGCAGGAACCCAGTAA
- a CDS encoding diacylglycerol kinase, whose amino-acid sequence MKRARIIYNPTSGREVIRKVLPDILQRFEQAGYEASAHATTCAGDAVKAAQTAVEREYDVVVAAGGDGTINEVINGIAEQNPRPKLGIIPVGTTNDFARALCVPRNIHKAVDIILEDYTTPLDIGRVNDQYFMNIAGGGKITELSYEVPSKLKTMLGQLAYYLKGMEMLPSIRPTFVEIEYDGKLYEGDIMLFLVSNTNSVGGFEKLAPEARMDDGLFDLMIIEKMNVAEFVRLATLAIQGNHLNHPKFIQKTASRVKVKTEEKMQLNIDGEFGGLLPGEFVNLYKHIDFFVPREKFSSDTEQKC is encoded by the coding sequence ATGAAACGTGCCCGAATTATTTATAACCCGACCTCTGGAAGAGAAGTAATCCGTAAGGTCCTGCCTGATATCCTTCAGCGATTTGAGCAAGCAGGATACGAGGCGTCCGCTCATGCTACTACTTGTGCTGGGGATGCTGTGAAAGCAGCCCAGACCGCAGTTGAGCGGGAGTACGATGTGGTGGTCGCTGCCGGCGGAGACGGAACAATTAATGAAGTCATTAATGGAATTGCCGAACAAAATCCAAGACCTAAGCTAGGAATCATTCCAGTCGGGACAACCAACGACTTCGCACGTGCGCTCTGCGTACCGCGAAACATTCATAAAGCTGTCGATATTATTCTCGAGGATTATACTACTCCGCTTGATATCGGCCGCGTCAACGACCAATATTTTATGAATATTGCCGGGGGAGGAAAAATTACTGAACTCTCCTATGAAGTGCCAAGTAAGCTGAAGACGATGCTTGGACAGCTTGCCTATTATTTAAAAGGCATGGAGATGCTGCCATCCATCCGCCCAACATTTGTCGAGATTGAATATGATGGCAAACTCTACGAGGGAGACATCATGCTGTTTCTCGTATCCAATACTAATTCCGTTGGGGGATTCGAGAAGCTTGCTCCTGAAGCAAGAATGGATGACGGGCTATTCGATCTGATGATCATTGAAAAGATGAACGTCGCTGAATTTGTCCGGCTTGCGACGCTTGCCATTCAAGGGAATCACTTGAACCATCCGAAGTTTATTCAGAAAACAGCCAGTCGGGTGAAAGTAAAGACGGAAGAAAAAATGCAACTCAATATTGACGGGGAATTTGGTGGATTATTGCCCGGGGAATTTGTCAATTTGTACAAACATATCGATTTTTTTGTCCCACGGGAGAAATTCTCCAGTGATACCGAGCAAAAATGTTAG
- the gatB gene encoding Asp-tRNA(Asn)/Glu-tRNA(Gln) amidotransferase subunit GatB, with translation MNFETIIGLEVHVELKTNSKIFSPSPNMFGDEPNTNVNPIDLGYPGVLPVLNEEAVNFAMKAAMALNCEIASDTKFDRKNYFYPDNPKAYQISQFDKPIGEHGHIEIEVDGVKKKIGITRLHLEEDAGKLTHSDDGYSLVDFNRQGTPLIEIVSEPDIRSPKEAYAYLEALKNIIQYTGVSDCKMEEGSLRCDANLSLRPIGQEEFGTKTELKNLNSFSFVQKGLEFEEKRQEKVLLSGGEILQETRRFDEQTKETLLMRVKEGSDDYRYFPEPDLVPLYIDEAWKDRIFQQIPELPDARKKRYIEELELPAYDAMVLTNNKELSDFFEETIANEGDIKQASNWLMGEVSAYMNKHQKELSDLALTPKSLAKLTQLLEDGTISSKIAKKVFSDLVEKGGDPEKIVKDKGLVQISDEGQLTEIITKILDQNEQSIEDYKNGKDRALGFLVGQVMKETKGQANPPMVNKILLQEMDKR, from the coding sequence ATGAACTTTGAAACAATCATAGGACTGGAAGTGCACGTAGAGTTAAAAACCAATTCAAAAATCTTCAGTCCATCGCCCAATATGTTTGGCGACGAACCGAATACAAATGTCAACCCGATTGATCTCGGCTATCCCGGTGTCCTGCCTGTCCTCAATGAAGAGGCTGTCAATTTTGCCATGAAAGCAGCGATGGCATTAAATTGTGAAATCGCATCGGATACAAAGTTTGACCGGAAGAACTATTTTTATCCAGACAACCCGAAAGCTTACCAGATCTCCCAATTCGACAAGCCGATTGGGGAGCATGGTCATATTGAGATCGAAGTGGATGGAGTGAAGAAAAAAATCGGCATTACCCGGCTGCACCTCGAAGAAGATGCAGGAAAGCTGACGCACAGCGATGATGGTTATTCACTCGTTGACTTCAACCGTCAGGGAACGCCGCTCATTGAAATTGTGTCTGAGCCGGATATCCGCTCCCCTAAAGAAGCTTATGCTTATTTAGAAGCATTGAAGAACATTATCCAGTACACGGGAGTTTCGGATTGTAAGATGGAAGAAGGTTCGCTGCGTTGTGACGCCAACTTATCTCTTCGTCCAATTGGGCAAGAAGAGTTCGGGACAAAAACGGAGCTGAAAAACTTGAATTCCTTCTCATTTGTTCAAAAAGGGCTGGAGTTTGAAGAAAAACGCCAGGAGAAAGTGCTTCTTTCCGGCGGAGAAATCCTGCAGGAAACGCGCCGTTTTGATGAACAGACAAAAGAAACCCTTCTGATGCGTGTCAAAGAAGGCTCTGACGACTACCGCTATTTCCCGGAACCGGACCTTGTGCCGCTCTATATTGATGAAGCTTGGAAAGACCGCATTTTTCAGCAGATTCCTGAGCTGCCGGATGCGCGAAAGAAACGCTATATTGAAGAGCTGGAGCTTCCTGCTTACGATGCAATGGTGTTAACGAACAATAAAGAGCTTTCCGATTTCTTCGAAGAAACGATTGCCAATGAGGGTGACATCAAGCAAGCTTCGAACTGGCTGATGGGCGAAGTTTCCGCTTATATGAACAAGCATCAGAAAGAGCTCTCTGATTTAGCCTTAACACCGAAGTCTCTCGCTAAGCTGACTCAGCTGCTTGAAGATGGCACGATTTCATCCAAGATTGCTAAGAAAGTCTTCAGTGACCTTGTGGAAAAAGGCGGCGATCCTGAGAAAATAGTAAAAGATAAAGGACTCGTCCAGATTTCTGATGAAGGTCAGCTGACTGAGATTATTACGAAAATTCTTGATCAAAACGAACAGTCGATTGAGGATTACAAGAACGGGAAGGACCGTGCGCTCGGATTCCTCGTCGGCCAGGTGATGAAAGAAACGAAAGGCCAGGCGAACCCGCCAATGGTCAACAAAATCCTTCTTCAAGAAATGGATAAACGCTAG
- the gatA gene encoding Asp-tRNA(Asn)/Glu-tRNA(Gln) amidotransferase subunit GatA, with protein MSLFEYTLRELQEKLHNKEITVTELVDESYKRIGEVEDQVKAFLTLNEEAARAQAAALDEERGSAKAKLFGLPIGVKDNIVTKGLRTTAASQFLDNFEDPLYDATVVKKLSDAKSVTIGKLNMDEFAMGSSNENSSYFATRNPWNTEYVPGGSSGGSAAAVAAGEVPYSLGSDTGGSIRQPAAYCGVVGLKPTYGRVSRFGLIAFASSLDQIGPITRNVEDNAFLLETISGHDPMDSTSANVEVPNFTDALTGDVKGLKIAVPKEYLSEGVTPEVKEAVQSALKQYEELGATWEEVSLPHSKYALSTYYLLASSEASANLARFDGVRYGRRTENAETMLDMFKRSRAEGFGDEVKRRIMLGTFALSSGYYDAYYKKAQQVRTLIKNDFDKVFENYDVIIGPTTPTPAFKVGEKSDDPLTMYANDILTIPVNLAGVPGISIPCGFSNEGLPIGLQIIGKHFDEQMVYRAAHAFEQATDFHKQRPSLGGAQS; from the coding sequence ATGTCTTTATTTGAATATACATTGCGAGAGCTTCAAGAGAAGCTACATAATAAGGAAATTACCGTCACTGAACTCGTCGACGAATCCTACAAGCGGATTGGCGAAGTCGAAGACCAGGTAAAAGCTTTTCTTACATTAAATGAAGAAGCAGCACGTGCCCAGGCAGCTGCCTTAGATGAAGAACGGGGATCAGCAAAAGCCAAGCTTTTCGGTCTTCCCATCGGGGTTAAAGATAATATCGTCACTAAAGGATTGAGAACGACAGCGGCGAGTCAGTTTCTTGATAACTTTGAGGATCCGCTTTATGATGCCACCGTTGTAAAAAAATTGAGCGACGCGAAGTCTGTGACGATTGGTAAATTAAATATGGACGAGTTTGCAATGGGGTCTTCCAACGAAAACTCCAGTTATTTTGCTACGCGTAACCCTTGGAATACGGAATACGTTCCTGGTGGTTCAAGCGGAGGATCTGCTGCAGCTGTAGCTGCCGGAGAAGTCCCTTATTCATTAGGCTCTGACACAGGTGGCTCCATCCGCCAGCCGGCAGCGTACTGTGGAGTAGTAGGGCTGAAGCCTACATACGGCCGTGTGTCAAGGTTTGGCTTGATTGCTTTTGCTTCCTCTTTAGATCAGATTGGACCGATCACAAGAAACGTCGAAGACAACGCCTTCCTATTAGAAACGATTTCCGGTCATGATCCAATGGATTCTACATCCGCGAATGTCGAAGTGCCGAACTTTACAGATGCTCTAACAGGCGATGTCAAAGGGTTAAAGATTGCCGTTCCAAAGGAATATTTAAGTGAAGGGGTTACCCCTGAAGTAAAAGAAGCCGTGCAATCTGCACTTAAACAGTATGAAGAGCTCGGAGCGACCTGGGAAGAGGTTTCACTGCCTCATTCCAAATATGCCTTGTCTACGTACTATTTGCTGGCTTCCTCAGAAGCCTCTGCCAACCTGGCCCGTTTTGACGGGGTGCGTTACGGCAGACGGACAGAAAATGCGGAGACGATGCTGGATATGTTTAAACGTTCCCGTGCCGAAGGATTTGGCGACGAAGTGAAGCGTCGGATTATGCTGGGTACCTTTGCCTTAAGCTCTGGTTATTACGACGCATATTATAAAAAAGCCCAGCAGGTAAGAACCTTAATTAAAAATGACTTTGATAAAGTATTTGAAAATTATGATGTGATTATCGGGCCGACAACGCCGACACCTGCCTTTAAAGTGGGAGAAAAATCCGATGACCCGTTAACGATGTATGCCAATGATATTCTTACCATTCCGGTGAACCTCGCTGGTGTTCCGGGAATTTCCATCCCTTGCGGATTTTCCAATGAAGGGCTGCCGATCGGCCTGCAGATCATTGGCAAGCACTTTGATGAACAAATGGTGTACCGTGCAGCTCATGCCTTCGAACAGGCAACTGATTTCCATAAACAACGCCCGTCCCTTGGAGGTGCGCAGTCATGA
- the gatC gene encoding Asp-tRNA(Asn)/Glu-tRNA(Gln) amidotransferase subunit GatC encodes MSRISKEEVVHVAHLARLAISEDEADMFTKQLDDIITYAEQLNELDTEGVEPTTHVLDLKNVLRKDEPKNWISKDEALKNAPKQQDGQFKVPSVLE; translated from the coding sequence ATGTCCCGAATAAGTAAAGAAGAAGTTGTACACGTTGCTCATCTGGCTCGATTAGCCATTTCCGAGGATGAAGCCGACATGTTTACGAAGCAGCTTGATGACATTATTACGTATGCTGAGCAGTTAAATGAGCTAGATACTGAGGGCGTCGAACCGACTACCCACGTCCTGGATTTAAAAAATGTCCTGCGTAAGGACGAGCCCAAAAACTGGATTTCAAAAGATGAAGCACTAAAAAATGCACCAAAGCAGCAGGATGGCCAGTTTAAAGTGCCATCCGTACTGGAATAG
- the putP gene encoding sodium/proline symporter PutP gives MDMATLITFIVYLVGMLLIGFAAYRLTSNLSDYVLGGRRLGPGVAALSAGASDMSGWLLLGLPGAIYASGLSSAWIGVGLAIGAYLNWQFVAKRLRIYTEVANDSITIPDYLENRFRDHSHILRVISAFVILLFFTFYTSSGMVAGAKLFEASFELSYEQALWIGAIVTISYTFLGGFLAVSWTDFVQGILMFLALVTVPIVAVQELGGWSAATDAVGNIDPAHLNMVQGVGALAIISSLAWGLGYFGQPHILVRFMALRKPQDVKKARFIGMGWMILGLYGAIFTGLFGLAYINTQDISALDSFGVEILNENGVQMLADSEKIFISFSQLLFHPVISGILLAAILSAIMSTIDSQLLVSSSALAEDFYKAIFRKNASERELVWVGRVAVAGIALIAILLAGNPDSSVLSLVSYAWAGFGAAFGPLIILSLFWKGVTRNGALAGMIVGAATVVIWGDFLSGGIFDLYELVPGFFLSAIVTIVVSLVGTPPKEVVENFEAAKHYKAKL, from the coding sequence ATGGATATGGCAACGTTGATTACGTTCATCGTTTATTTAGTAGGTATGCTGCTCATTGGTTTTGCCGCATATCGTCTTACAAGCAATTTATCTGATTATGTATTAGGAGGTCGCCGATTAGGACCTGGTGTAGCAGCACTAAGTGCAGGTGCATCTGATATGAGTGGGTGGCTGCTCTTAGGTCTGCCTGGTGCGATTTATGCTTCAGGATTATCTTCTGCCTGGATTGGTGTAGGTCTTGCCATCGGTGCTTACTTAAACTGGCAGTTTGTCGCGAAACGTTTACGGATTTATACGGAGGTCGCTAATGATTCGATTACTATTCCGGATTACCTGGAGAATCGATTCCGCGATCATTCACACATTCTCCGAGTGATCTCTGCATTTGTCATTCTTTTATTCTTCACCTTCTACACCTCTTCCGGTATGGTGGCCGGTGCGAAGCTGTTTGAAGCTTCCTTTGAGCTAAGCTATGAACAAGCCCTTTGGATTGGTGCTATTGTAACCATTTCTTATACATTCCTAGGCGGATTCTTAGCTGTAAGCTGGACAGACTTTGTTCAAGGTATTCTTATGTTCCTTGCTTTAGTTACGGTACCTATTGTTGCTGTACAGGAGCTTGGAGGCTGGAGTGCAGCGACAGATGCAGTTGGTAACATTGACCCTGCACACTTGAACATGGTTCAAGGTGTTGGAGCTCTCGCTATTATTTCATCTTTAGCCTGGGGTCTTGGTTACTTTGGCCAGCCGCACATTCTCGTTCGTTTTATGGCGCTGCGCAAGCCGCAGGATGTGAAGAAAGCGCGCTTTATCGGAATGGGCTGGATGATCCTCGGTCTTTATGGCGCGATCTTTACCGGATTATTTGGTCTCGCGTATATTAACACGCAGGATATTAGTGCCCTGGATAGCTTTGGCGTAGAAATTTTAAATGAAAATGGCGTTCAAATGCTGGCAGACTCTGAGAAGATCTTTATTTCCTTCTCTCAGCTTTTGTTCCATCCAGTTATTTCAGGTATTTTGCTAGCTGCGATTTTATCAGCTATTATGAGTACCATTGACTCTCAGCTGCTTGTTTCTTCCTCTGCATTAGCGGAAGACTTCTATAAAGCCATCTTCCGTAAAAATGCGTCAGAACGTGAACTTGTATGGGTAGGACGTGTAGCTGTGGCGGGAATTGCCTTAATTGCTATACTGCTAGCAGGAAATCCTGACAGTTCCGTACTTTCCCTCGTATCTTACGCATGGGCAGGATTTGGTGCAGCTTTCGGTCCGCTGATCATTCTTTCTCTGTTCTGGAAAGGTGTGACCAGAAATGGTGCCTTAGCCGGAATGATAGTCGGTGCAGCTACGGTTGTAATCTGGGGAGACTTCCTGAGCGGCGGGATCTTTGACTTGTATGAGCTTGTGCCAGGTTTCTTTTTAAGTGCCATTGTCACGATTGTTGTCAGCTTAGTGGGAACACCGCCTAAAGAGGTCGTCGAGAACTTTGAAGCGGCCAAACACTATAAAGCTAAATTATAA
- the pruA gene encoding L-glutamate gamma-semialdehyde dehydrogenase, whose translation MVVSYKHEPFTDFSVQENRSALESELKKAESELGKEYPLIIGGERIMTDEKIKVVNPANKKEVLGYVSKANQDLAEKAHKIADETFDWWRKTKAPFRADILFRAAAIIRRRKHEFTAHLIKEGGKPWKEADADTAEAIDFMEYYGRQILEIDKGAAVNSRPIENNRFHYIPLGVGVVISPWNFLFAIMAGTTTAAMVSGNTVLLKPASATPIIAYKMMEVLEQAGLPAGVINYIPGSGKEVGDYLVDHPRTRFVSFTGSREVGTRIFERAAKVQPGQQWLKRTIIEMGGKDTIVVDKDSDLELAADAITYSAFGFSGQKCSACSRVVAHEEIYDELVDRVVAKTKEEVAYGDPASYSSYMGPVIDQAAYDKILDYIKIGKEEGNLKTGGKGDDSKGWFIEPTVFADLEPNARIMQEEIFGPVVAFAKAKTFDEAIEIANNTDYGLTGAVITNNRAHIEQAREDFHVGNLYFNRGCTAAIVGYHPFGGFNMSGTDSKAGGPDYLIHHMQGKTTSEML comes from the coding sequence ATGGTAGTTTCTTATAAACACGAGCCATTTACCGATTTTAGCGTTCAAGAAAATCGCAGTGCCCTGGAGTCAGAACTTAAGAAAGCTGAATCTGAACTAGGAAAGGAATACCCATTGATTATTGGCGGAGAAAGAATCATGACTGATGAGAAAATCAAAGTCGTCAACCCGGCCAATAAGAAAGAAGTCCTTGGATATGTCTCAAAAGCCAATCAGGATTTAGCAGAGAAAGCACATAAAATCGCTGATGAAACATTTGACTGGTGGCGTAAAACAAAAGCCCCGTTCAGAGCAGACATCTTATTCCGTGCAGCAGCTATCATTCGCCGCCGTAAGCACGAATTCACCGCACATCTTATTAAAGAAGGCGGAAAACCTTGGAAAGAGGCAGACGCAGATACCGCAGAAGCCATCGATTTTATGGAATATTACGGGCGTCAGATCTTAGAGATTGATAAAGGGGCTGCCGTCAACTCTCGTCCGATTGAGAATAACCGCTTCCATTACATCCCTCTTGGAGTAGGAGTCGTCATCTCTCCGTGGAACTTCCTGTTTGCCATTATGGCAGGCACGACTACGGCAGCGATGGTGTCTGGGAACACCGTCTTACTTAAACCAGCCAGTGCGACACCTATTATCGCTTATAAAATGATGGAGGTTCTTGAACAAGCAGGTCTTCCTGCCGGAGTCATTAACTACATTCCGGGAAGCGGTAAAGAAGTGGGAGATTATTTAGTAGACCATCCACGTACACGGTTTGTGAGCTTTACAGGCTCGCGCGAAGTGGGAACACGCATCTTTGAACGGGCGGCTAAGGTTCAGCCTGGGCAGCAATGGCTGAAACGTACGATCATAGAAATGGGTGGGAAAGATACGATTGTTGTCGATAAAGATTCTGACCTTGAACTCGCTGCGGATGCGATCACTTATTCCGCATTCGGCTTTTCGGGACAAAAATGTTCCGCTTGTTCACGTGTAGTCGCTCATGAAGAAATTTATGATGAACTTGTAGACCGTGTCGTTGCGAAAACCAAAGAAGAAGTGGCCTATGGGGACCCTGCAAGCTACAGCTCTTATATGGGACCGGTGATCGACCAGGCTGCTTATGACAAGATCCTGGATTATATTAAGATCGGAAAAGAGGAAGGGAATCTGAAAACGGGAGGCAAGGGAGATGACAGCAAAGGCTGGTTTATTGAACCGACCGTTTTTGCCGATCTTGAGCCAAATGCCCGGATAATGCAGGAAGAAATCTTTGGTCCCGTTGTTGCGTTTGCAAAAGCGAAAACGTTCGATGAAGCGATCGAGATTGCCAACAATACGGATTATGGCTTAACAGGAGCTGTCATTACGAATAATCGTGCACACATTGAACAAGCCCGTGAAGATTTCCACGTCGGAAACTTATACTTCAATCGTGGGTGTACAGCAGCGATTGTAGGCTACCACCCATTTGGCGGGTTTAATATGTCAGGCACGGATTCTAAAGCAGGCGGACCTGATTACCTCATTCATCATATGCAAGGAAAAACGACCTCTGAAATGCTTTAA